The Halomonas sp. THAF5a genome segment TCAACGAGCGCCCCGAGGTTGAGGCCCTGACCCTGGAGCACTACCCGGGCATGACCGAGGCCGCCCTGCAGGCGATCGTCGAGGAGGCCGAGGGGCGCTGGCCGCTTCAGGGGGTGACGGTGATTCACCGGATTGGACGCCTGGCCCCTGCGGACCCTATCGTGTTGGTAGTGGTGGCCAGTGCCCATCGACGCGCCGCCTTCGAGGCCTGCGACTTCATCATGGACTATCTGAAGACCCGCGCCCCCTTCTGGAAGAAGGAGCACACGGCCAGCGGGGACTATTGGGTGTCGGAACGCGACGGGGATCATCATGACGCCCGTCGCTGGGAGTGTTCTTCATGACCGATGAGCTGATCGACAATTTCGGCAGACGCGTGAGCTACGTGCGCATTTCCGTCACCGATCGCTGTGACTTTCGCTGCGTCTACTGCATGAGCGAGGAGATGACGTTTCTCCCGCGGGCCCAGGTGCTGACCCTCGAGGAGCTGGCCACGGTGGCCCGCGCCTTTACCGAGCTGGGCGTGGAGAAGATCCGCCTGACCGGGGGCGAGCCGCTGGTGCGGCGTGACATCGATCGGCTGGTCGGTGATATCGGCGCGCTCCCCGGGCTCAAGGATTTCGCCATGACGACCAACGGGGCGAGCCTGCCGAAGTTTGCCGGCCGCCTGCGCGACGGCGGCCTAAAGCGGCTCAATATCAGCCTTGATTCGCTGGATCCCGATCGCTTTCGGCGCCTCACCCGCACCGGTGATCTCGGCAAGGTGATCGCCGGCATTCGGGCCGCCCGGGAGGCCGGCTTCGAGCGTATCAAGCTCAACGCCGTTATCCTCAAGGGGCGCAACGACGACGAGGTGATCGACCTGGTCGACTTCGCCCGTGACGAGGGGCTCGACATCAGCTTCATCGAGGAGATGCCGCTGGGCGATGTCTCCGACCACTCCCGGGCCGAGACCTTCTGCTCGAGCGACGAGGTGCAGGCGCTGATCGAGACCCGCCACGCGCTGGTGCCCACCACCGAGTCGACCCCCGGGCCATCACGCTACTTCATGATGCCCGACAGCGACTCCCGGGTCGGCTTTATCTCGCCCCACAGCCACAACTTCTGCGATACCTGCAACCGGGTGCGCGTCACCGTGGAGGGGCGCCTGCTGCTCTGCCTCGGCAACGAGCACTCCGTGGACCTGCGCGCCGTGCTGCGCCGCCACCCCGGGGATATCGAGGCGGTGAAATCGGCCATCGTGCGCGCCATGCCGCTGAAGCCCGAGCGCCATCACTTCACCACCGATGGCGATGTCCAGGTGGTGCGCTTCATGAACATGACCGGCGGCTAGGCCGCGCGGCGCCGAAGCCGGGCGGCACCGGCGGTTTTGCGGGCGACACCTCGGTGTCGCCCGCGTCGTTTTCTCCCCGTGAATCGGCGCGTCGCGTCGTGAATTCCGTGTCGTTGCCGGGGCATTTCGGCGCTCTTTTTGGTTGCCTCACCGCCGGGGTTTTTCCCCACTCTTTCTTGCCAATGTGGCATCAGTGCATATACTTTTGACGTGTAACATCCCACTGCGACATTCCAACATTCGGCATGGAGACCGCCAATGTCCAGCGAAACCCTGGAGCGCATCGCCCGCAACAAGAACGTGGCTCGTGCCGCGGCACGCCAGCTCAGCATGGAGCAGCTGCACAAGCTGGCCGAGGTCATCGGTGAGGTCATCGAGCAGAAGAAGAACGAGGAGGTTCAGCGCCAGGAAGAGGAAGCCGAGAAGGCCAGGAAACTCGCCGAGATTCGCGAGCAGATCAACGAGGCCGGCCTCTCCCTGGACGACCTGGTGACCGAACAGCCCACGCGCAAGCGTGGTCGTCCGCCGAAGAACGCCAGCAAGGCGTGATCCGGTTTCTGCCGCGCCTTGTCCTCAAGGCGCGGTGAGCCTTGCTCCCGTTTTTCTTGCGGTTCTCGATTCGCTCACCGCTGCGTCAATTCCCGCCTTACTCTCCCGGTATTTCCGCTTCCACCGCGAGAATCTGCAGGTGCACTTCGGGCACCCGGTGCAGGTGATCGGCCAGCCAGCCGAGCAGCCGTGGCTGCAGCGCCAGGCGCAGCTCCGCCAGGGAATCCACCTCGATCTCGTCCAGGCAGTCGTCCAGCCAGTCGGCGAAGGCGGTCTCGTCCATGGGGCTCGACTGGCTGGCATCGAGCATCAGCCGGCCGATGCGCGTCCAGCCCGTGACGGTGGCCGCCACCGAGAGGGCGAGGTAGAGGCTGCCGTGACGGGCGCGATGCCCGCCATCGCCGCCGCCGAGGCCCGGCAGGGCGGCGACCGCATCCTGGTTGACGATATGCGGCTGCTGGGGGTGGCGCGCCGTCAGGGAGAGGCCGTCGGCATCCAGGCGGATCAGGTCGCCGTTGGTCGGGATCACCGGGGCCTCGATACCCAGCGAGGTCGCCAGCGACTGGTGGGCCTGCTGGTGGCGGGCCTCGCCGTGCACCGGCAGCAGGTGGCGTGGCCTCACCCAGCCATAGAAGGTGCGTAGCTCCTCCTGGGCCGGATGGCCCGAGGCGTGCAGCTCGGGATGATTCTCCTCGTCGAACAGGCTCACGCCGAAGTGTCGCAGTCCGGCCTTCAGGCGCTGGATCAGTCGTTCGTTGCCGGGAATCGCCTTGGCCGAGAAGATCACGGTGTCGCCGGCCATCAGCTCGAAGTGGGGATGGCGCCCTCGCGACAGGCGCGACAGCGCCGCCCGGGGTTCCCCCTGGCTGCCGGTGGCGATCACTAGCACCTCCTCGGGCGGCAGGTAGCCGAGATCGGCCACCGGCACCAGCGGCGGCAGGTCGTCCATGTAGCCCAGCTGGCGCGCCACGCCGACCATGCGCTCCATGGAGCGTCCCATCAGGCTGATGCGCCGTCCAGAGCGCTGGGCGGCGCGGCCGATGGCCAGCACCCGGGCCAGGTTGCTCGCGAAGCAGCTGACCACGACGCGCCCTTCGCAGCGGGCGATGGTGCGGGTGAGGGCCTCGGCAACTTCCCCTTCGCTGCGCGAACGGCCGGGCAGGGGGGCGTTGGTGGAGTCGCCCACCACCAGGTCCACCGGGGCGATGGCGCGGAAGGTGGCGGCCGAGATCGGCGGGCCGATCAGCGGCTCGGGGTCGAGCTTCCAGTCGCCGGTGTGCAGCACCCGATGCTCTCCCGCGGCGATCAGCAGCGCGCAGCTCTCGGGGATCGAGTGGGTCAGGGGCAGGAAGCGCAGGGTGAAGGGGCCGGTCTCCAGTGCCTCGCCGGGCTCGATCACCCGGATGGCGTCGGTGGCGAGGCCACGCTCGACGAACTTGGCCCGCAGCAGGCCCGCCGCCAGCGGCGTGGCGTGGATCGGGCAGCCCCACTTCGGCCACAGCCAGGCGGCGGCGCCGATATGGTCCTCGTGGCCGTGGGTGATGATCAGCGCACGAGGGCGGATCGAGAGCCGCTCGAGGGTGGAGAGGTCGGGGACCTGCAGCGGATTGTCCGGCAGGTCCTGGCGGATCATCATGCCGCAATCCACCGCGATCCAGTCGTCCTCGCCGCCTTTTTCCCCGTCTTGTCGCTCGCCGAAGCCGTAGAGGCTGAGGTTCATGCCGATCTCGCCGCAGCCCCCCAGCGGCAGGAAGTGCAGTGGCGGGCGGCGGCGGGGACGGATCTGGACGCGGGGTTGTGGCATCGAGGAAGCGGGGGCCTGAAAACGTGTACGAACACTATACGGGATGGCCGCCGCGCCTCACAACGCGACCCTCCGGGGCAGGCCCTCGCAGCTTGGCCTGGAGGAGCCAATCTTGGATCATCGCATTTTGGCGTGAAGCCGCTCGGCAGGAAAAGAGGTAGGCAGCTTTCCTGTGGGAGCGACGGTTCGGCGCTCCGAGCTTGCATCGCGAAAGAAGGCCGAAGGCCTTCCCGGCCTCAGGCACGAAGCCCGAGGCGCCTGTCGGCGCCAATCGCCGTGCAAGCACGGCTCCCACACTAGTTCAATGCCTGTCAGATAATGCTGGCTTGGGTGGATCGCGGTTCAAGCAGCGCTCCCACCCACCTCGCCGGTATCACGCTGTTCTGTGATGAACCAAATCTCTACTCCGGCACGTCCAGGGCGACCTGGGTGGCCAGCACCTGGCGCAGGAAGTCCCGCGTGCGGGGATCCTGCGGTGCGCGGAAGAGCTGGTCGGGCGGCCCCTGCTCGACGATGCGTCCGCCCTCCATGAAGATCACCCGGTCCGCGACGTCCCGGGCGAAGCTCATCTCGTGGGTCACCACCAGCATGGTCTGGCGCTCCGCGGCGAGCTGCTTCATCAGGCCGAGCACCTCCTCGACCCACTCCGGGTCCAGCGAAGAGGTCGGCTCGTCGAAGAGGATCACTTCGGCCTGGGCCGCCATGGCGCGGCCGATGCCCACGCGCTGCTGCTGTCCGCCGGAGAGCGAGGCGGGGTAGGCGTCGGCCTTGTGGGCGAGGCCGATGCGCTCGAGGATCTCCCGGGCCCGGGCATGGGCCCGCGCCTTGGGCCAGCGGTTGACGACGATCAGCCCCTCGGCGATGTTCTCGAGCGCCGTCTTGTTGGCGAACAGCGCATAGTTCTGGAACACGAAGGCGGTGCGCCGCCGGGCCGCGAGAATCTCGGCGCGGCGCGCGCGGGTCACGTCCACCTCCAGGTCGCCAAGGGTCAGCCGGCCGGCGTCCGGGCGTTCGAGGAAGTTCAGGCAGCGCAGCAGCGTCGACTTGCCGGTGCCCGAGGGACCGATGATGACGACGATCTCGCCCTGCTCGATGGCGAGGTCGATGCCGTCGAGCACCGCCTGGCCGCCGAAGCGCTTGATGAGTCCTTCTACCTTGATCATCGGCGGTATGCCTCGTTGAGCCGGGTTTCCAGGCGCCGCTGGAGCCAGGCCAGCAGCTCGACGATTCCCCAGTAGAAGAGCGCCACGGTGATGAAGGCCTCGAAGTAGAGGAAGCTGCCGGCGGCCTCCTTCTGGGTCGCGCCCATCAGCTCGGTGACCCCCAGGGTGAAGGCCAGCGAGGTCGCCTTGATCATGTCGATGAAGTAGTTCATCAGCGTGGGCACCGCGACCCGGGTGGCCTGGGGCAGCACGATGCGGCGCATCAGCTGGCCGTTGGTCATGCCGATGGAGAGCGCGGCCTCCGTCTGGCTGCGATCGACCCCGACGATGGCGGCGCGAATGGACTCCGCCATGTAGGCCGAGAAGTGCAGGGTCAGGCCCATGACGGTCGCGGTCACGCCGTTGATCTGGGTCAGGAACGCCAGCAGCTGGGGCAGGCCGTAGTAGAACAGGAACAGCTGCACCAGCAGCGGCGTACCGCGAAAGAACGAGATGAACAGCAGGGTAGCGGCGTTGAGGCCCGGGATGCGCAGCACGCGAATCACCGCCAGGCCGCAGGCCAGGACCAGGGCCAGCGCCATCCCCACGGCGGCCATCTGCAGCGTCAGCGGCAGGTAGCGCAGCAGGATGGGCACCAGCCCCAGCATGTAGTCGAGATCGAGCACGGACATGACAGCGGCTCAGCGTCTCAGGGGGTGGTGATGTCGGTGCCGAACCACTGTTCGGAGATCTCGCGCAGTTCGCCGGACTCGCGCAGGGTGTCGAGTGCCGCGTCGACCCGGTCGCGCAGCTCGCGGTCGATCTCGGTGTCGCGGAAGGGCAGGGCGTTTCGGATCTCGGAGAAGGTCTGGCCGGCGAGTGCCAGGGGCAGCGGCTTCTCCTTGATGACCTGGCTGGCGCTGACGCGATCCATCACGAAGGCATCGACGCGACCCAGGGCGGTGTCCTGCTCGATGTTGCTCTCGTAGGTGCGGATCTCGATCTCATCAGCGTAGGGCAGCTCGTTGAGCAGCTGCTCGTAGTTGGAGCCGAGGTTGACGGCGACGGTCTTGCCCTTGAGGTCCTCGACGCCCTGGATCGCCTCGTTGCCGTCCTTCACCACCACCTGGGCGCCGTCGTAGACGTAGGGCTGGGTGAAGACGTACTTGGATTCCCGCTCCTCGGTGATGGTGATCTGGTTGGCGATGGTGTCGATGCGGCCGGACTCGAGCATGCCGAAAAGGCCCGAGAAGTTGGCCGTGACGAACTCGACCTCCACGCCCATCTCCTCGGCCACCGCCGTGAGCACGTCGACCTCGAAGCCCTGCAGCTCGTCCTGCTCGACGAAGGTGAACGGGAAGTAGCCGCCGGACATGCCGACCTTGAGGGCGTGATCGTCGGCCTGGGCCAGGCCGGCGCCGAGCAGGCCGGCGGTGAGCATCGCCAGAGGGGTACCGATAGCGCGCTTGAGCATGTGAAGGCTCCTGAACAGTCGCGGGAGTAATACGGGTCCGTCACGGGGGGTGACGCGTTGGGCGCTCACACTAAAGAATAAGAAAGCGTTTTTCCAATAGCCTCTGGTTATTAACATGCGACGCCGCCTACCATTGGCGCTGCCAGCGGCTCTCGATGGTCTCGAGCTCCGCGGGCCCGTAGAGCGCCTCGGGCTGACCGCTGTAGTGGGCCCACAGCTGGTCGCCGGCATCGAAGTGCCACCACTCGCTCGGCAGGTTGGTGAAGCCCTGCTCGGCCATGGCGCCATATAGCCGGCGGCGGTTGTCGCGGGCCTTCTGCTGGCGCGCATCGGGGCGCTCCAGCGCCTCGAGGGCGGCGGTGTGCGAGGCCGGCACGGCCTCGTCGAAGAGGGTGCCCATGTCCAGCACCAGGCCGTCGGCGTCGCACAGGGTCACGTCCACGGCGCCGCCGGTGAGGTGCGGGCTCGGTGCGTCTGTCTCGCGACTGGGCACGGAGACGAACTCCCGGGTGCGGGCCAGCAGCGCCTCGTCGTCGAGGTCGGGGTGATGGGAACGGATCGCCTCCTGCAGGGTGTCGAACAGATACTGCTGTACCCGCCAGGGACGCCAGCCGTCGAGCACCACCAGCCCGAGGCCAGCGGGCAGCGAGCGGGCCACGGCGAGCAGCCGGCGATAGACCCCCTCGCGGACGTAGCACTCGTTGATCGCGCCGGGCACGTCCTGCTTGGCGTAGATCGGGAAGACCCGGATCGGCGAGGGCGCCAGGCTCAGGGGCACCAGCGGCTCGTCACTGCCGGCGATGGGAATTCGCCGGACCACGGACCAGTCGGGCTCGGCCTGGGCGGCGATGGGGGATGACAGGGAGCGGTTCACGATGGTCTCCAGGGGCTCAACCCAGCTGGGTCGGGAGCCAGAGGGTCAGAGAGGGGAACAGGATCAGCAGCAGCAGCACCAGGATCGCCGTGACCACGAAGGGCCAGATGGTGCGAAACAGCGAGACGATCTCCAGGCGGCTCACCGCGGCAGCGACGAAGACGCAGGCGCCCATGGGCGGCGTGATCAGCGCGATGGTGATGTTCAGGGTGATGATGATGCCGAGGTGCACCGGGTCGATACCGGCCATGACCGCCACCGGCGAGAAGATCGGCGTCAGCAGCATCAGCGCCGAGACCTCCTCCATGAACATCCCGGTGATGAAGGTGATCAGGCTCAGCAGCAGCAGGATCACCACCGGCTGCTCGATATAGGGGGCCAGCAGCGCCACGAACTCGTTGGGCACCTGGGCATAGGAGAGCAGCCAGCTGATGGTCGCCGAGGCGGCCATGATCAGGAAGATGGCCGAGGTCAGCCGGGTGGTGTCGACGATGGCCTTCCAGAATGCGGGGAGACGCAGGTTGCCCTGGGCCAGGCCGCACAGCGCCACGTAGAGCGCCGTCAGGGCGCCGGATTCGGTGGGCGTCACGAAGCCCATGACGATGCCGGCGACGATGATGAAGGGCGCCACCAGGGCGGGCAGCGCGCCCAGGGCCGTGACGGCCAACTCGCGCCGCGAGGGCAGTCCGCCGCGCTTCTCGAGGCCCTTGTGCCAGGCGTACCAGGCGTTCATGGCCATGAAGGCGACGCCCAGCAGGAGGCCGGGAATCACGCCGGCGAGGAACAGGTCGCCCACCGAGGTGTTGGTCAGCGAGGCGTAGAGGATCATGAAGATGCTCGGCGGGATGATCGGCCCGATCAGCGAGCTGCCCGCGGTAAGCCCGGCGGCGAAGGCCGTGGAGTAGCCCTCCTTGCGCATCGGCGGCACCAGCAGCGAGCCGAGCGCCGAGGTATCGGCGACCGCCGAGCCGTTGACGCCGGCGAAGAAGACGCTGGAGACCACGTTGACGTGGCCCATGCCGCCTCGCAGGTGGCCGACCAGCAGCTTGGCGAAGGCCATCAGCCGGTCCGTGAGTCGCGTCACGTTCATCAGGTTGCCGGCGAGGATGAACAGCGGGATGGCCATCAGCGAGAAGGCGTTGATGCCGCCGAAGAACTGCTGGGGCATCATGCGCGGGATCATGGCGGGGTCGACGAACAGGAAGCCTACCACCGCCGTGACGAGAAGCGAGAGGAAGAGCGGGAAGCCCAGCAGGACGTGGACGAGGAACACCGCCAGCATGGTCAGGGTCATGTCGGTTCTTCCGTGAGCGTTTTCAGGGGCGCCGGGCCATGACAGAGGGCCTGCAAGGCCAGCAGGGCGAAGCCGATCGGCAGGGCGAGCATGGGCCAGGTGCGGCTGATGCCGAGCCCCTGGCTCGTGAACATCGAGACCGACAGGGCGTAGCGGTAGCTGACGATCGCGGCCCCGACGGCCAGGCCCAGGGTCAGCAGCCACTGGTAGAGGTGGAGCAGGCGACAGAGCCGGGCCGGCAGCAGGCGCTCGATCAGGGCGATGCGCATGTGGCCGCCCTCTATCCAGACCGCGCCGGCGGCGAGCAGCACGCTGCCGATGATCAGGAAACGGGCCAGCTCGTCGGTCCAGATCGGGGCGCCGCCGGCCAGGTAGCGCATGAAGACGCCGAAGAGGATGACCGCGAGGTCGAGCAGCAGCAGGCTGCTGGCCACGGTGAGCGACACGGACCGGCCGATCGCCGATACGCGAGAAAGGAGACACGCCATAGGTGAGGTTCCGTGAGCTGCGCTCGGGCAGGGGCCAGGCCCCTGCCCGAACGGCGATGGGTCGCGCGGCGGGGACCGCTTACTCGGCCAGGTGGGTCATGCCGGCGTCGTCGAGGGCCATGTCGATGTAGGCGCGATCGATGCCCTGCTCGCCGAGCCACTCCAGGTAGGCGGGCTGGCCCTGCTCGCGGAAGGCCGCCAGCTCCTCCTCGGAAGGACGGATCACCTCCATGCCCTGCTCCTCGAGGTAGGCGATGCGCTCATCGACGCGCCCCTCGTTGTGCTCACGGGCCATCTGATTGGCCTCGTCGACCGCCTCCAGGAAGGCCTCGCGCATCGCCTCGTCCCAGCCGTCGATCATGGCGCCGTTGCCGACCAGGAACTGGTCCGAGTACTGGATATTGGCCAGGGTCAGGTAGTCCTGCACCTCGTAGAGGCTGCCGAGGATGATGTACATCGGCGGGTTCATCTGGCCGTCGGCGACGCCGGTCTTCAGCGCCATGTAGACCTCGGTCCAGGGGATCGGCGTGCCGGAGGCGCCGAAGGCCTCGTAGAGCGCGACCTGGCTCGGGTCCATGGCGCGAAAGCGCAGCCCCTCGAAATCGTCGGGCGAGGAGATCGGCGTCTCGTCGCTGGTGAAGGCCAGGAAGCCGCCTTCCTCGACCACCGCCAGCAGCTCGAGGCCGGCGCGCTCGCGCAGGTCGCCCTCGACGGTCTGCCAGTAGTCGCCCTCGTCGAAGAAGGTGCGGGCCGAGGCGAAGTCCTCGAAGAGGAAGGGAATGGCGCTGACGAAGATCTCCGGGACCAGCGGCGACATGCCGGCGAAGGAGGCGATGTTCAGGCTGGGGCTGTTCATCGTCTGCTCCATGCGCTCCTGCTCCTCGCCCAGCATGCTGTTGGGGTAGAGGGTGAGCTCGAGCTCGCCATCGGTCTTCTCCTCGACCAGCTCCTTGAGGTGGGTGGCGAAGACGTGCACGGCGTTCTTGTCGGGATCCGGGGCGCCGTTATAGCTCAGGTTGACGGTCGTGGCGGCCTGGGCCTGGCCGGCCAGGGTGCCGGCGGCCAGCACGGCGGCGGCCAGGGAGGAGAGGGCGAAGGGGCGGATGCGGTTCATGCGAGGACTCCGAGATTGTTGTTGGCAAGTTCGTTCGAGGTTGTTGGCAAGGTCGTTGGCAAGGTCACGATCGATGTCGTGATCGACGGGATTGTCGTCGCGGTGGGCGAGGTCTTGGCCCGCCGGGCGCCTCCTCAGCAGACTAGGCGTTGATGTGTTGACTAATCAAACCGTCAAGTGTTGGTTTTTCGGCAACACTTGGCGTCCAGGAGGCGAGGGGCGTCGGCATTGAAGAAACGCATTCCCCGGCAGAGGTGGTCCAGGCAGGCGTTGGCCGCCACGGTGAGCTCGCGCCCGGTGAGGCTCACGATCTGCGCGCGGGCCTCGCTGAGGATGCGATGGGCCATGGGCAGCACGGCGATATCGCCCTGACGCACCTCCTCGGCCACGGTCAGTTCCGGCATGAAGGTGATGCCCGTGCCCCAGCGCACGAAGTTCTTGAGCACGGCCACCGAGTTGGTGTGCAGGCGCGCCTGCAGGTGGACCCGCTCCTGGTGGGCCACGGCGTTGACCATCTGGCGCATGCCGAAGGGGTTGTCGATCAGGCCGACCGGCCAGCCCACCAGGTCCTGCAGCCGCGCCGGCCGTTCCAGGGCGGCCAGGGCATGGACGACGGGCACGATCAGGTCGAGGGGCTGGCGCGTCTCGACATGGCAGGTCAGCAGCGGGTCGACCGGCGGGGCGTAGAGCAGGGCGAGCTCCACCTCGCGGTCCTTGATCAGCGCCATGGCCTCGTTGACCCCGGCCATCACCACCTCGAGCTCGATCCCCGGGTAGGCGTTCATGAACGACTGCAGCGGAGCGGCGATCAGGTCGCCGATGAAGCCCTCGCCCACCGCGATGCGCACCTGGCCGCTGACCAGCCCCTGCAGGGCCGAGAGCCGCGAGATCACGGCGTCCTCCGCCGCCTGCTGGCGGTGGTGGTGGTCCACGAGCAGGCGACCCGCCTCGGTCACCTTGATGCCGCCGGCGTGGCGCTCCAGCAGGCGGGTGTCGAGGTGCTCCTCGAGGTGGCGGATCTGGCGGCTGATCGCCGAGACGTCGACGTCGAGGTGGGTGGCCGCCTTGCGCAGCGAGCCGCGCCGGATCACCTCGCTCAGGTAGGTCAGGGCTCGCGTGTTGAGCATCGTCGGTGGTGCCTCCTCGGGTGCAGGGAAAGGGGGTGAGGGAATCGTGTTCAGCTTACCCCAGGGCCGGTGAGTCGACAGCCCGGGCGTGCCCGAAGCCCCTGTTTTGGCTACACTGTCGCTCCCAGTCACAGCCGCAACGCGGGATCATTCGATGTCACACTACTACCGCCTGGTGGTCTCCTGTCCGGACCGTCTGGGCATCGTCGCCAGGGTCTCCAACTTCATCGCCGGCCACGGCGGCTCGATCACCGAGGCGAGCCAGCACTCCGACCTGGAGGGCGGTCGCTTCTTTATGCGCTACGAGATCCTGGCCGATTCGGTGGGCATGCCCCTGGAGGCGCTGCGCGAGGCGTTCACGCCGATCGCCGAGGAGTTCGACATGACCTGGGCGCTCACCGACACCCGCCAGCGGCGCCGCGTGGTGCTGATGGTGTCGCGGGAGACCCACTGCCTGGTGGACCTGCTCTATCGCTGGACGGCGGGCGAGCTCGACTGCGACATCGCCGGCGTGATCTCCAATCACGAGGACATGCGCGGCCTCGTCGAGTGGCACGGCATTCCCTACCACCACGTGCCGGTCAAGGCCGACGACAAGCCGGCCGCCTTCGCCGAGGTCGAACGGCTGGTCGAGGAGGCGGGCGCCGACTGCGTGGTGCTAGCCCGCTACATGCAGATCATGCCGCCGGCGCTCTGCGAGCGCTTCCAGGGCCGCATGATCAACATCCACCACAGCTTCCTGCCGTCGTTCGCCGGCGCTCGCCCCTATCACCAGGCGCATCAGCGCGGGGTGAAGCTGATCGGCGCCACCTGCCACTACGTCACCGAGGAGCTCGATGCCGGCCCGATCATCGAGCAGGACATTCACCGGGTCAGCCACTGCCACACGCCCCAGGACCTGGTGCGCTTCGGCCGCGACGTGGAGAAGGCGGTGCTGGCCCGCGGCCTGCGCTGGCACCTGGAGGATCGCGTGCTGATCCACGGCAACAAGACCGTGGTCTTCGCCTGACGGCTGGGTCGACGATCGAGGCGTGAGTGGCACGAACCTAAGGGAGTCGAGATGACGCTTGCCGAACCGGTACTCGCCCCCTGGCTGCTGTGGCTGTGCGGCGCCGTCGCCCTGGCCGTGGTCGGCCTGGCGCTGAGCCGGCGCCCCTGGGTGGCGCTGATCGAGGACACCGCCCTGCAGCATCGCTGGCTGGCCGCCACCGTGATGGTGATGCTGCTCTGGCAGCTGCGCGCCCAGGCGGTGGACTGGCTGACCCTGCACCTGATGTTCACCGCGCTGTTGACGCTGATCTTCAAGGCGCCGCTGGCGCTGTTGTCGATCACCGCCATCAACGTGGCGATGGTGCTGGTGGGGCGCATCGACTGGCCGCTGCTCGGCGTCAACGTGCTGATCACCGGGGTGGTGCCGGCGCTGGTGACGGGCATCGTCTGGCGGCTGGTCGACCGCCGGCTGCCCGACAACCTGATGGTCTTCCTGTTCGTCTGCGGCTTCTTCGGCTCGGCGCTCGCCACCCTGGCCGCGGGCCTCGCCGCTGTGGGGCTGATGGCGCTGGGGGCCAGTGACGCCGAGGCGCTGCGCCAGGCGCTGGAGTATGCCCGCTTCCTGCCGCTGCTGATGCCCTCCGAGGCCTTTATCACCGGCATGCTGCTAAGCATCCTGCTCGTCTATCACCCCGGCTGGGTCGCGACCTTCAACGACCACCGCTATATCGATACGAAGTGAGCGGCCAAGCGCCCCCTGTAGGAGCGGTGCTCGCACCGCGATCCGCCGCGTAGCGGCGGCTGGGTTAGCGCGAACCCACCGAAACCTCCACGCGGAGCCGAGAGCTGTTCTGCCTGGTCACATCGACCGCCCGATTGCCGCCCGAAGAATCTCGCCGGTCGTCTCGCGTGACGTGATGGGCTGCCGGTCGAGGGATATCCCCGGGAAGAAGTCGTTGCCTTTCTCCCGATTGGCACGAGCGATCCGCTTCAGATCGAGGATGTAGGGGTAACAGGCCTGAAGGCTATGCCCGTGAACACACCCCAGCATGTGATAGCTCTCATGAACCGCGACATGCGATGGATTCTGCAGCAGCTGGTTGAGGGTGACGGCTTTCCCCACCACGTAGCCTCGCGTGTGCGTGTTCGTCTCGACGGCCCCGAGTATCTCGGGGGCAAGCCAGGAGGCAAGGAAGTCGCCGACGTGGCGTCCCACCACGGCCATCAGCCTATCGCAGGGCGGCTCCAGCGGTCGAAGCGCGATCTCTTCGATGATGCCATTCATCAGGAAGGCGGGGCGCTTCCACGGTCTGACCCAAGGAATTTCCACGTTCAGATCGAAGAGGGCGAGTTCGTCGCTCACCTCCTGGAACAGATCCCTGGCGCGGGTCTCGGTAATTCCCTCATCGATGAGTAAACAGACTCTCAGTGTTTCTTCTGGCCCGAAGTCTAGTGTCTGCAGGGCATGTGTATCATGCTTGCCCACCGTCACGCACGCCGA includes the following:
- a CDS encoding energy-coupling factor ABC transporter permease yields the protein MTLAEPVLAPWLLWLCGAVALAVVGLALSRRPWVALIEDTALQHRWLAATVMVMLLWQLRAQAVDWLTLHLMFTALLTLIFKAPLALLSITAINVAMVLVGRIDWPLLGVNVLITGVVPALVTGIVWRLVDRRLPDNLMVFLFVCGFFGSALATLAAGLAAVGLMALGASDAEALRQALEYARFLPLLMPSEAFITGMLLSILLVYHPGWVATFNDHRYIDTK
- a CDS encoding TRAP transporter large permease — its product is MTLTMLAVFLVHVLLGFPLFLSLLVTAVVGFLFVDPAMIPRMMPQQFFGGINAFSLMAIPLFILAGNLMNVTRLTDRLMAFAKLLVGHLRGGMGHVNVVSSVFFAGVNGSAVADTSALGSLLVPPMRKEGYSTAFAAGLTAGSSLIGPIIPPSIFMILYASLTNTSVGDLFLAGVIPGLLLGVAFMAMNAWYAWHKGLEKRGGLPSRRELAVTALGALPALVAPFIIVAGIVMGFVTPTESGALTALYVALCGLAQGNLRLPAFWKAIVDTTRLTSAIFLIMAASATISWLLSYAQVPNEFVALLAPYIEQPVVILLLLSLITFITGMFMEEVSALMLLTPIFSPVAVMAGIDPVHLGIIITLNITIALITPPMGACVFVAAAVSRLEIVSLFRTIWPFVVTAILVLLLLILFPSLTLWLPTQLG
- a CDS encoding TRAP transporter small permease; the protein is MSLTVASSLLLLDLAVILFGVFMRYLAGGAPIWTDELARFLIIGSVLLAAGAVWIEGGHMRIALIERLLPARLCRLLHLYQWLLTLGLAVGAAIVSYRYALSVSMFTSQGLGISRTWPMLALPIGFALLALQALCHGPAPLKTLTEEPT
- the dctP gene encoding TRAP transporter substrate-binding protein DctP, producing MNRIRPFALSSLAAAVLAAGTLAGQAQAATTVNLSYNGAPDPDKNAVHVFATHLKELVEEKTDGELELTLYPNSMLGEEQERMEQTMNSPSLNIASFAGMSPLVPEIFVSAIPFLFEDFASARTFFDEGDYWQTVEGDLRERAGLELLAVVEEGGFLAFTSDETPISSPDDFEGLRFRAMDPSQVALYEAFGASGTPIPWTEVYMALKTGVADGQMNPPMYIILGSLYEVQDYLTLANIQYSDQFLVGNGAMIDGWDEAMREAFLEAVDEANQMAREHNEGRVDERIAYLEEQGMEVIRPSEEELAAFREQGQPAYLEWLGEQGIDRAYIDMALDDAGMTHLAE
- the purU gene encoding formyltetrahydrofolate deformylase, translating into MSHYYRLVVSCPDRLGIVARVSNFIAGHGGSITEASQHSDLEGGRFFMRYEILADSVGMPLEALREAFTPIAEEFDMTWALTDTRQRRRVVLMVSRETHCLVDLLYRWTAGELDCDIAGVISNHEDMRGLVEWHGIPYHHVPVKADDKPAAFAEVERLVEEAGADCVVLARYMQIMPPALCERFQGRMINIHHSFLPSFAGARPYHQAHQRGVKLIGATCHYVTEELDAGPIIEQDIHRVSHCHTPQDLVRFGRDVEKAVLARGLRWHLEDRVLIHGNKTVVFA
- a CDS encoding LysR family transcriptional regulator, whose amino-acid sequence is MLNTRALTYLSEVIRRGSLRKAATHLDVDVSAISRQIRHLEEHLDTRLLERHAGGIKVTEAGRLLVDHHHRQQAAEDAVISRLSALQGLVSGQVRIAVGEGFIGDLIAAPLQSFMNAYPGIELEVVMAGVNEAMALIKDREVELALLYAPPVDPLLTCHVETRQPLDLIVPVVHALAALERPARLQDLVGWPVGLIDNPFGMRQMVNAVAHQERVHLQARLHTNSVAVLKNFVRWGTGITFMPELTVAEEVRQGDIAVLPMAHRILSEARAQIVSLTGRELTVAANACLDHLCRGMRFFNADAPRLLDAKCCRKTNT
- a CDS encoding M15 family metallopeptidase, which encodes MNRSLSSPIAAQAEPDWSVVRRIPIAGSDEPLVPLSLAPSPIRVFPIYAKQDVPGAINECYVREGVYRRLLAVARSLPAGLGLVVLDGWRPWRVQQYLFDTLQEAIRSHHPDLDDEALLARTREFVSVPSRETDAPSPHLTGGAVDVTLCDADGLVLDMGTLFDEAVPASHTAALEALERPDARQQKARDNRRRLYGAMAEQGFTNLPSEWWHFDAGDQLWAHYSGQPEALYGPAELETIESRWQRQW